The stretch of DNA tagtttctattttaacattatgttataacctaaaactatatttaccacactacttaagaaaattcatacagcataactttctaacataacatatataatattcattttaatatttgcgaaaagccaatcataaaatacacattttccaCACACTGTCCCCGAGTGACTTTCACCCGGCCGCGAAggtgtttcctttgatcatcGGAACAAGCCACTAGTTCTGGACTGTGCTATCCTACAGGCCTAGCACACTGATTATAATAAATATCTTAGGATTAATTAgagcaattaattaaaaattaacgGGGAAAATGAACCAGCGGCAGGGAAGAGgaagcagggctgagcacaggatAGCCCGTGACAATCCAGGGCACGGCCGCCCCCTCAGCCGCCCTGAGGCGCCTCCCGTGCTGAAAATGATGAATTGTATAATTCAGAACCAGAGAACATTCACTTGATAAAAATGTATAAAGAGGTGAGAAAGTTTTTATCAGCTTCTGCGTGGAGACCCGAAATTTTGGGGGGCAAGGCAAGTGACCGGCGGACACCGACAGGCGACGTCCGGGATTTGTTTTTCCCGATCATTTCGGGAGAGTTTGGTCAGACCGCGGCTCGCGCCGGAAGTGACGTAACCCGCGGCTCGCAGGGGAGGGCACTTCCCTGGCAGCGGCCTTTGGGGCGCCGCCCGCGGCCGCCGGCGgtactgcagctcccagccccgccccgctgcccccgccggGCGCACGCGCGGTGCGGGCGGGAGCGGGacggcggcgggcgcggcgtTCCCGCTCTGGGCCCCACCGACCCCGTCTCCCGGTGGATTCCGAGGGGGCGGCCGGGCCTGACGGCATCGGGAGATTGTGGAGGCATAGCGGGGCACGCTGAGCGCGCCCCGGGGCCGTGCAGCCTGCGAGGAGACCCTGCGTCCCGCCCGCCGCAGCGTCGGCCCCGCAGCGTAGCGCGGCAGGAGAGAACCGCCCGCCCGAGCGAGTGAGTGCCGCGGGTCCCACACGTGGGGGGCGCGAGGGGCGGCCGGGCACGAGCGGGACCCGAGCAGGGGAGTGCgggctggggatggagggagcggggcggcggcggggttCGGGGGGTGTCGCACCGCTGCGGGTTCGCTGGGTTCGGAACGCGCGGATCGGTCCGTGAGGTGCGCAGGCAACGCGCGGCTTCCCCGGCACGGAGCGAGCGGAGTCGGGAGTCCAAGCGGAACGGCAGCGCCGCGGCCACGGGGGCGCGGGGTGGCCCCGGCGGTATCCGGCTTCCGCTTCCTCCCGCCCGGAGCCGCAGCGACAACGCTGCGACACCGCCGGGGCCCGGCACCCGGCCCCGCTGCCTCCGGCACCGCCGGGGCTCCGGCCCCTCGGTACTCGGGTGATGCCGCCCCCTGCAAACCTCCAGGGGAGCCTCGCTGCGAACGGCTGCGCTAAATAGGGCAGTGAAGCTCCTGGGCGTAGCTCTGTAGGTCAGCGAAGCATCTGCGTTGTGTCGTTTTAAACAAGAAGAGCTTGTTAATCGAACAAGAGTTAGGCTGCgtatcagggaaaggttcttcccccagagggtgtcgggcactgcccaggctccccagggaatggtcacgGCCCCAGGGCTgtcagagctccaggagcatttggacaccgctctcagggatgcacagggtgggattgttggggtgtctgtgcagggattgttgggctgtctgtgcaggaccaggggttggactcgatgattcttgtgggtcccttctaaCTGAGGATATTCCGTGATTCTTTGATATGTTTCTCATAATACTTCTATCTCAGCGTGTTCAGAAATGTGCTCCAAAAACTTAGTGAAGCTTGAAAACACCAACCAGATGTAGGTTTGTGTTGGTTCTTGTTTCACGGGATGGAATACACCTCACATTCTCTGTTAGGTCCTCTACAATGCTTTTAAAGAGAAACTCTGTAAACACAGGCAGGTACAGAGAACCCGGAGCTTAGGTCAACAAGGTTTTCCCTCTTTTGGTGGGGGGCAGGCTTTGTAGTTAATGTGCTCTTTCAATAACTCAAATATTTAATGTAATAATGAAACtaatacatttaaataataCTATAGTGTATTACATACATAATGTGAGTATATGCAGAATATATATGCAGAACACtttattataaattaaaaattaaaattaaaatgtattacataataaaatacattctacctaaaaattatgtaatttagtaataatttaaataaaggtgactttaaaataacttcttttttagtttttcagTGGGTTAGATTGAAATGATCTCCCAGGTATTATCAAGCATGGATGTCTACTTCCAGGACAGAGTGGATTAGGGCATTTAAATATGTATACACAGGCCAATCTTTGTCCCTCTGCTTCCAGAAGCTCTAGTAACTTGACCTAGTAATTTGTGATGTGTGTCAGACAAAATTCAGGACTTGGCAGTGTGATCtccaaggctgctgtgctgctggatggACTGTTCAACATATAAACAAGATATCTTGTAACAATGTATTGTTACAATGTCTGGCTCTGAAATTCAGCtatttgtggatttttttattcttttctctgGGCGGGTCTTAATCACAAACTCAGGGGGGATTTGGAAGCATTTTAGTTGTTGTGCTTGCTTGAGGTTTAAATTGCAAACAAAACTACATATTTcctttagaaagttttcatatTTAGTGTCAGAAGATATAACCATAGTTAGTAAAatacctctttttttcccataaaattcCAGTAGTATGATTGCTTGCCAGGTTTTTTAGACTGACTTCAGCTaccatgttttttttctttggttttgtacACAGCTCAAGTTGTGCTTTAGTGAAATGGGACTCAGAACAGTTACAGACATTCCTTCTGCAAAGCTGATTTTGCTTTACATCACAGAGATAACCAGAAAAATGATGATTTCATACAGTGATTGCTCTAAAATCCATGGCATGATTTATGTGTACTTTGTAGGAAAGCCAATCtcatttatttgtaatttttttcaattttcaaattaataatGGCCAACCAATCCAGTTTTTTAAAGGAGAGCATTGTCTTCAGTCTTAACCAGGCTCTCTGCTCAGTTGGTTCAGTGGGTCCTTGTTAGTATTTCTTTGAGATGTTCTGAAGCAGGTCACTGTTTTCTTGCTGCTTACATGGCTGCCCTGAGGCAGTGATGTGCAGTGGAACATGGAATGCTTTAACcacagctttggggtttttgtagCCCTTCAGAATGAGAGTTATGGTTCTGAAAGGAATTTTTCCAGCTGCTAAAGAAAATCTATCCCATAACTGAACTGTCCATTTCTGTTGCTGCTTTAATTTAAGATTGAATATGGCTTATCACCACAACTTTAACCTCAAGTGCTGCTGATTGGTTTTGTCACATTTGGTGACAAAACCAAACAACGTTTAGTTTTCAGTTGTCATTCCAAACTTGACTTGCTTCTACATGAACTGCAGTTCCTGTTTTTCATTCTAAGAATACAAATTGAAGATCACTGCCActtagaatttaatttctgtgcaaTTCTTTCtaggattttttgtttcttccacACAGGTGGGGAAAAATGGCAAAGAGAATTGCAGAAAAGGAGCTGACTGACCGAAACTGGGACCAGGAGGATGAAGCTGAAGAGGTAAAATTCACATTAGTTCCCCCCATGCACGCCTGCAGGTAGTAGAGTAGCTGTTTACATTTGTTGTGCATCTTGTGCATAAAACCTACAGTAGAACTGGTTAAAAGTTTAGCAGTTAAAGATAATTTTATGgaagtggatttttaaaaattataaagttTCCAGTTATGCAGACTGGATAGCAAAGCAGCTTTTAAGAGTTAAAATTTCATCAGTGGTTCTGGGGAAAGGAACTTCATGTTTCTAGAGGGAACCCCAGGCTtgttaaaatgcttttggaTTCTTCAAATGTGTGATAGGTATTTATTGAATtgacaggaaaagcagatttcattTCTGGAGATAAATGCTCTGTATGCTCcagtattgttttttttttttttttttttgagggtcTGTAATTTTAGAGCTATGTTAATTTTAGCTGAATTTCCCCACACAGCCAGAGGAATTAAGTAAATAGTTAAGTAGTATGTTCCACCTGATtgtataaaaacattttcaccTTTAATGTCTCATACTTCCTTATGGCTCATGTTTAAACAAACTGGTTTAGTTTTTTGTCCAACTAAAAGTATTAAATGCATAGGCCTGtaaatgtaaaaaagaaaactgtttctTCCAGGAATTTGAATCTAAGAAAACttaatttcttcatttgttGCAGGGTGGTACTGAGCCATTAGCTGTCTTTGCTAGTGTTTGAACCACAGCAGGCTGCTGGAGGTTGCCTTAGAGCCCACATCTCCATATATATGCTCCAGACTGTGGATTACTGACAGATTCCCTTCAGCACAGAGATCtcagagctgtgttttaaaagagcaaagcaaaacttACGTTTTTTGTTGtaataaaatggaaatagcACAGAGAGAAATGTAGTGCAGAACCAGAGTTTTCCAAGTATCAGCTCACGTTCAGGCAGCTGCTAAGCTGATTGACAGTGCTGAATTTTTGGAGTGGGCTGGTTTTTAACTTCTTCCCTTGTTTGATTTGGTAGCAGTGTTAGAGTTGTGTTCAAAACCTGATCTCGGCCATCCCTTCATGTTGTGCATTTTGAATGTTCCACTAATGATTCCATAACTTCCTCTTCAAGGTGGGAACATTCTCTGTGGCAAGTGAAGAGGTCCTGAAGAACAGAGCTATTAAAAAAGCAAAGCGCCGAAACGTTGGGTCAGAGGTAACGTGGTCACTGAACATAAGTGCTGGAGTTTTACTCAGTTACAAAACACAGCTCAGGTTTTTACTTCCTTGGGCTTGTAGTGATGCTGAATAAAGTTTTCATTTCAACTCACCAGGTCATATGTGCATATGAACTTTGGCTTTACTGCTCCATGCTAAGAATAAGGCTAAGGCAAAAAAAGGGTAAAATTAGTTTGGCTGGTGAGCAGGTTGTTCTTGCATGtttttgaagtaaaaataaagagtgTTTCAGACACAGTGTTGTTTGCAAATAggtaaaacagcatttttattgctttacttccatttttttgtAGAGATGGAAGTATGGAAATGCAAAGTTATTAGTTATCCATACTGGAGGGCTGGGGGATGGCTCAGAAGCTTTTTTCGTAAACACCCAAATGCTAAGCTGCTCTGAGAATGAGAAACATGTCTTTTGTTAAGAATGCTGctactttcttttcctccctccctgtcaAGAGCTTTAGTGCCATCTACTCTTTGCACTAACATTGAAAATTGAATGAAAGTTGGCCTTTGTTACAGGTTCAGTTCCTGTGAAAGCATTTTCCCAGTCCAGCCAAATTGTTGTCCTTTCAGAAATCCTTGACAATGCTTTGTTGTATATATTTTTCCCAGACATCCTTTAAACAGGGCATGCATCATGTTAGAAGTAGGCCTGGAGCTTTATGTGTTACACAGATTGCTCTAGGATTGGATGGGACTAGGCACAGTTAAGATCTAGACAGCCTTCTCCTATGCCTTGGATTTTCCTTCTTCAGCCCAAGCACTGTAAATGAGGAAGCTGTCTTAGCCCACTAATGCCTTGAATAGTTTTAGCCACAAATGTGGCAGAGGATAGAGTTAAAAAAAGGATTGTACTGGAAGGAGGTGATGCAAAACATAAAGTACAACTTGAGACGCAGAGATTCGGGGGCAAATGGAATGGGAAAAATAGAAGAGAATGGGAAAGGGGACCAGGTGGGTTGTAGTAGTCAGGAGACTGGGAGCAAGCTGTTAGAGCTGGTAGAAGGGCTGGTGACAACTAAGGACCATGCAGGCCCTCACTCTTCCTCCCAGTGGGATgaggaggagaagcagaaaaaaggatAAAAGCCTGGGTTGAGATAAGAGCAATTTAATGATTGAAATACAATGATCATGATGAtaagggaacaaaaaaaaaaaaaagaaagaaataaaccccaagaaaaagcagTGATGCACAGGACAGTTGCTCACTACCCACTGACCTCATTCCATCCCCAAGCAGCAATTAGCTGCTCCCAGCCACTCCCCCTCCCAGTTTCTATGCTGGCCATGACATTCTGTGTTCAGGTCactgtcctggccatgctcctTCTCAGTTCCTTGTGTCctgctctctggcagagcatgagacTGAGAAGTCCTTGACTGCAgtgagca from Haemorhous mexicanus isolate bHaeMex1 chromosome 5, bHaeMex1.pri, whole genome shotgun sequence encodes:
- the LOC132328009 gene encoding uncharacterized protein LOC132328009; translation: MVAERSRSQRGSPGGLQGAASPEYRGAGAPAVPEAAGPGAGPRRCRSVVAAAPGGRKRKPDTAGATPRPRGRGAAVPLGLPTPLAPCRGSRALPAHLTDRSARSEPSEPAAWGTENSREQLKEECSVVLPRQTQFELKRSLPTMASPGLLELSHVAPLFLATNLAFPSKIPGKSRLTEPVLLLCSWHRLVFMKIKGRWKMLNFLSKHNFA